The Methanothermobacter sp. genomic interval TATTAACGTTACTATACCTATACTGAAGCTTTGACCGATAAGTCTCATTGTGCTCACTGTAGCAGATGCAATACCAAAATATTTCCTTTCTACTGAACTCATAATAGCATTAGTGTTAGGCGAAGAGAACAAACCAAATCCTATCCCAAGGATCGCAAGTGAAATAAATATCATCCAGAGTGGTGTGAGGGCGTTAATGAAAGTTAAGCTGAAAAGTGCGACTGATATTATAGCCATGCCCAGAGCTGCGAGCTTTTGGGGGTTGAATTTGTCTGAGGCTCTTCCAGCCACTGGAGCCACAAGGGCCATTAAAACTGGTTGAGTTACCAATATGAGGCCAGCTATATTTGGTGTTAAGCCTTTTATGTATTGTAGGTAATAGCTTAAAAGTAGTGAAACGCCAAAGGTTGCACTATAATTGATTAGAGCCGCTAGACTGGAAAAGGTGAATGTGAAATTCCTAAATAATTTCAAGTTAAACACGGGACTTGGATTATTCAATTCTATCCAGAGAAATAGTGAAGCCATTAAAATACTCCCTATGAGCAATATATAGGCTGTTTTGTCAGGTAATATGGAAAATCCATATATTAACAGGAAGAGGAATGTACTATAGGATATTGAACCTCCAAGGTCGAATGTTTCCCCCTTTGCATCAGCCCACTCTTCACGGATCCTTGACATTATAAACACTACAATTAAGGTTATAGGGATTGTTACAAGGAATAGACTCCTCCATCCAACATAATGTGTCAGGGCGCCTCCAAGAACTGGTCCGAGGGATAGGCCAACATATACTGCTGCCGTGTTGATACCGATAACTTTACCCCTTTCCATTGGTGGGTAAACCCTTGTGAGGATAGCTAAACCTGTTACGAACATCATTGCAGAGCCCACACCCTGCAATAATCTGAATATTATGAGTAATATGGCATTTGGGGCTAATGCGGAAAGTAGAGATGATATAAAGAATATGATATTTCCATAAATGAATATTTTTTTCATGCCCTTGATCTCGGACATTCTTCCAAATGGGACCGCGAACATTGCAGCTGCCAAGAGATAAGCTGTAGGGATCCAAGTCTGTAATATAGCATCTATCTGGAATTCCCTGCCAATAACTGGCAAGGCCACGTTAATTGAAGAACCCATAAATGGTGTTAAGAATGATGAAAGTGTTGCCGCTAATAAAACATAAAGTTTCAAGGACTTTTCCATGGGATTTCACACTCCCCCTATTAAAATGATTATTGTTTTTTGATTAATCTTCTGATGTTCCAATAATCTCCGTGGATAATAACATAATTACTGTCTATTTAAATATATGTTATGCAAAAGAAAAAAATGATAAAATTTATAAAGAGTGGACTGGCACTTCCATCCCAGCTATTTTAACACCAGTAAGTGCTGAAGTTTCAAGGTTAAGCGCCCTAAGATCATCTTTTTCAAGTTTTCTGACATCAGTGTTACCTGCCTGTTGTGTTAACATGCAAAGTTCTTCTGTCATCGCCTCAATGTATCTTGCAACCCGTTTACCACCCTCAACATAATCTAATCTTTTCCTGAATAAAGGATCTTGGGTTGCGATGCCCTTGCGACAAGTTCCAGCATAACACATTTGACAGACTCTACATCCAATGGCTACAAGTGCTGCTGTTCCAATATATACAGCGTCTGCTCCTAATGCTATGGCCTTCGCAACATCGGCTCCACTCCTTATACCACCAGCTGCTACAAGACTCACTTCTTCGCGGAGGTTAACCTCCTTAAGGGCTTCATCAGCTTCTACTATCGCTGCTATAGTGGGTATACCAGCATGTTCTGTCACAACATCGGGTCCGGCACCTGTACCCCCTTGCATGCCATCAACCACAACTATATCAGCCCCTGCCTTGGCAGCTATCTTAACATCATCCCTTACTCGTCCAGAAGTGAACTTGACCATTATCGGCACTTTCCAATCAGTTATTTCCCTAAGTTGTGATATCTTCATGCTAAGATCTTCCGGACCGACTATATCCATGTGCCTTGCAGGGCTTAAGGCATCAGTACCCTCTGGTATCATCCTTATCCTTGATACCTCCCCTGTAACCTTCTCTCCTAATAAGTGTCCACCCATACCAGCCTTCGCACCTTGGCCTATTTTGATCTCGATAGCCTCTGAATTGTTGAGGTAAGCTGCTGACACCCCAAATCTGCCAGATGCATATTGTACAATAAGTTTTGAAGCATATTTTCTCTCTTCTGGTAACATGCCACCTTCACCAGTGTTTGTGGCTGTCCCTGCGAGCGTGGCTCCCATGGCCAATGCTATCTTGGCTTCTTTGCTAATGGCCCCGAATGACATTGCAGCTATCATTATTGGGGTGTCAAGTTCTAGTGGGTTTTCCGCGTACCTATCCCCTAATATGACCTTTGTGTTGCATGGTTCCCTGTATTTGTCTATGGGTGGTCTTGAAACTTGTGCAGGTACTATGACGAGATCATCAAATGTTGGTATTCTGCGGAGTGCGCCGCATCCTCTAACCTTGTAGGTGCCCTCTTCTGATTTTCGCTTTATTTCGGTGAGATCTGTTAATGACCATACATTTCTCCTATCCTCTGCAACCGCATTTACTTCTATGGCATTACTAGGGCACATTTCCTCGCATATACGGCATCCTACACAATTTTCATGCCTTATTGGGTGTGGTTCCCCGTTTATTATCTCATAGACTTCGTGCGGACAATTATTATAACATGAGAAGCAGCTTTTGCATTGTTCTTCATCCCTGTTATCGCAGAGATACCAGCAACACCCTGGCCTGTTGAAGTTTCTTTTACATATTTCAGCTTTTCTTTCAACTTTGAATGGCATTATGATCCTCCCATTGCTTTGAATATTGGACAGGCTGAATATTTCGTCCCAGCCGCCTTCACAACATCTTCAATGTGTTCTGTAAGTTTGGGGGTGGGTTTCCATGGGTTCTGAGCGTCCTTGTCAACTACTAGAACCTTATCAATTATTCCCTCTGTTAGTGCATATGATAATAGTGCGGTTACAACTCCACCATCTTGTCCCTTGAACATTGGGGCTTTGGCTGATAGTACTTTGATATAATTTCCCAGGGGTTCTTTTGCGGTTTCATGGCTTATGATGTTGTCTGGTACATAAGTTCTTGGGCAGGCTATGTAGCATGCGTTACAAGCTGGTGGACATTCTCCTCTTATTTCTGGTTTTCTGTCCTCTATTTTTATGATTTCCTCTGGACATGAGAGTAAGCATGCTCCACATAATACACAAGCCCCTATATCTATAACATCTCCTTTGAGGTCTTTGAATTGATAATCGGTTACTTCCTCGAGGTATTCTGTCTCTGGCATTACTCTCCAGTACATTACTGGTCTTGCAACTTTTTCTCTTCCTTTGATTTCCTTTAAATTCTTTTCTTTTTTCCTTTTGGCTAAACTTTGAAGTAATTCGAATCCTTGATCATCTATTGGCCTAGTTTTGATGTATTTATTTTTTTCAGCTGCTTTGATAAGCTCCAGTCCTTTTTCTGTTCTTATGATTATGGTTGACCATCCTCTGGGTGAGCCTACTGAACCTATTGATATATCGGCTTGTTCTGCTGTATAATCCATGCAAATTTGGCAACTTTTACGCATGGCCATTTTTAATTCCTTTAAAGGCACTGATATTATATCTCCACTGTTTAAATGGAATTTAGCGGATCCACCTTCTATTCTACATTGTATTATCTCTTTTAGGCTTATTCCTTTCTCTTTTAGGAGTTTTTTAAGGTATCTGTAGGAGAAGTTTTCCATGCAGAATAATCCTATCTTTAATGTGACTGGGAATTCTTTTATGAAGGATTCATAGTCTTTCATGAGGGTTGCTGCTGTTATTTGACAGGGGGTGCCGACCATGCCAATTTTATCCATTTATCCTTCCTCCACTTCTTTACCATAGAATGGCCTTCTACTCCTCGGCACTATCTTCTTGAACTTGTCATATTCGGTATTTTCTAATTTAAAGCCACTATCTCCTAATATTTTCTCCAATTCTACTTTTTCTTTTTCTGTTATCTTTTTTATCTTCGCATTTTTGCCTAGGCTTTCTGCTTCTCCCCTAAAATAGATTTTTCCGCGTATAATTGATTCACCAGCATCTTTTCCAAGGTCTCCTAAGACTATTATCTGGCCTCCCATCATGTAGAGTCCTGTCATGAAACCTGAGTCTCCCCCGATGATTATGGTTCCATTTTTCATTATTTCTCCTGTCCTTGAACCGGCATCTTCTTTTACGATGACCGTGCCACCATATATGCCTTGGCCTACACCGTCACCTGCTGATCCATGGATTGTAATTTTGCCACGGGTCATGTTATCTGCTGGGAACCATCCAGCGTTCCCTTTTATTTCTATCTTGGGGCCGTGTATCATTGTACCGGCGAAGTATCCTGCGGATCCGTCTATGATCACTTCAACGTCTCCTGTTAGGCCTGCTGCAAGGTAGTGCATTGCATTTGGGTTTTCTATGATTATCCTGTCATGTTCTTTTGCCAGTTTTTTGAGTTTGCTGTTAACTTCTCTTGGTGTTTTTCCTTCTGCGTCGATTCTTGCTTCTTTCACTTTTATGGCCTCCTTATATTTCGTAGACTCTTACTTCGCCGGGTGCTATCTGTTCAATGTGTCTTGTATCTACTACTTCTCCTAGGGCCATTTCTTCGGAGGCTATGGCGAAGATTTCATCATCTTCTGCCATTACTCCTGGTCGCAAGCCTAGTTGGTCTTTTGCTATTCCTATACCATTTGGTGTTCCGACGATGTATGAGAATGGGCCGTCCATGTCTTTTACTGATTGTTCTAGTGCTTCTTCTAGTGTTTGGCCTTCTGCGAGTTTGTCGGCTATGTAGTGTACTATGCATTCTGTGTCGTTTGTTGTTTCGAATATGTGGCCTTTTCTTTCTAGTGGGTCTCTTATTTTCCAGTAGTTTGTTATTTGTCCGTTGTGGACTACTGTGATGTCTGGGATTATGTAGCTTTGGAATGGGTGTGCGTGGTATCTGTCTACTATGCTTTCTGTTGAGAATCTTGTGTGGCCTATGGCGTGTGTGCCTTTTTTAGACCATGTGTCATAGCGGTTGGCTATTTCTAGGACTGATCCAACATCTTTTATCATTTCGAACGAGTGGCTCCCGTTTAGTACTGTGACGTCTTCTATTTTGTCTATTTCTATTATTAGGGGTTTTAGTTGTGAGAATGAGTCGAGGCTTATCGTGCAACGGTATATTATGTAGTTTTCCACGGATTGTATCTTTTCTTCTGATTTTATCTTTGTTGTGGTTTCTATTGTCTCTTTAACCTTTTTTAGTAGGTCTTTTTTTTCTTTGATTTCTATGTTAAGTAGGTATTCGTCGTCGGCTAGCTTTAGTCCTCCGTAGATTGAGAATCCTGCTGAATCTGGGCCTCTGTGTTGTAATGCGTAAAGCATTTTTGTCATGTCTTTTCCTGCTTGGTGGGGTTTACCATCTTTGTATACTATTCCAGCTATTCCGCACAATTATAGTACCTCCTTTATGAAGTGTTCGTGGAGTAGGGTGTCGTTGCCTAGTTCTGGATGGAATGCTAATGCGATGTTTTTTCCTTGTTGTACTGCTATTATTTTGTCGTTGAGTTTTGAAAGGATTTTTACTCCTGGTCCGGTTTTGGTGACTGCGGGTGCCCTTATGAATATTCCGTTGAATTCTTTGCCTAGTATTTTTATTTTTTCCTCGAATGATTCTTTTTGCCTTCCAAAGGCGTTTCTTTGAACTTTCATGTCTATTATGTTTAGTAGGGGTTGTTTGTGGTCTGTTTCCTTTGCTAGGAGTATCATCCCGGCGCAGGTGCCCATTATTGGTATTTTTTCTTTTTTTATGGTTTCTATTATGTTTTCTTTTTCCATGAGTTTGCCTATGACTGTGCTTTCACCGCCTGAGATTATTAGAGCATCGCATGATCTTATTTCATCTTTTTTTTTCACTTTTATGGCTTCTGCTTCTATTTTCAATTTTTTTATTGCCTTTTTTGTCATTTCGAGGTGTTCTGAGACGTCTCCTTGGAGGTTTAGTATTCCTATTTTTATCATGGGCAACTCCTTACGAACTTTTTTGGTTATATTAGGTTGGTTTCCCAATATAATACTACCGGAAACTGGTTACCGGCATATTGTTTTTTGGGGGGGCGGACCACACAAAAAATTATATTATACAATGTTCAAAAAATTGCCCGTAAAAACACTTATAATTGAACAATTATATAAAGGTTTCCATTGGATAAGTAACCCCTACCACAAAAAAAAGAATATGAAGTATCAAGGTGCCTTTAACCCTTCATTTTCAAGCAGACGCATAACACCCGAAGTTGAACTTTTCACAAACTCAGCCGCCTCAATAAAAGCCTCCCTTTCACTATCATCCATAAGAAACGGTACAATACCCTCAATACCATCCTTTCCAAGTTTAACAGGGGCGCCGAGACAAACATCCTTTATATCTGCTATCTCACCATCAATCAAAGTCGAAACAGTCAATATTCTCTTCTCGTCATTCAAAACAGTCTTAACGATATTAGAAATGGCAAAAGCCGGACCATACTCAGTCGCGCCCTTCCTACTAATAATATTACTACCAGCATCTATCACCTTCTTAATAGTACCATTCAAATCAAAGGGCTTATAATCAGAAAAATAATCCCTCTTAGAATAATATTCAAGTGGTATGCCACCAATGGATGTTGAACTTATAAGAGGCACCATATAAGGGCCATGCTGTCCTATAACCCTCGTGTGAACTTCACTAACATGCACATTAAAATGCTTAGCCATATAATTCTTAAGCCTAAGTGAATCAAGGTGATTCCCAAGACCAAAAACCTTACTACGATCAAAACCAGAATATTTAAGGGCCACATAAGTCATGACATCAACAGGATTTGTTACAACAAGTATCATAGAATCTGGTGCAAATTTTCCTATTTCAGACGCATATCTAGCCACTATACGACCATTCACATGGGCCAAATCATCCCTTTCCATGTTAGGTTTTCTTGGAATCCCTGCAGTTATGATAATAATCTTGGAACCATTCACATCCTCAATATTTGATGAAGTTTCCAATTCAACAGAAACACCCTTCGCTGCCAATGCATCACTAATATCTAATAACTCACCCTTACTCCGCTCAAAACTTTCCTCTCTCGAAATCATTTGTAAAACGCTTACAGTTTCCTCTTCAGCAAGACATAATGCAGTTGATCTCCCCACCCTACCAGTTGAGCCTATAATACTCACTTTCATAAATATCAACCCTCTATTATTATATTATTTTTTCTCTAAATAATTTGATGCAATTCTCCTCGCGAAACCAGAACCTTTACTTTTTAATCTTTTCATAGCAGCCTCTACCTTCTCACCCCCTATGTTCTGGAGGGCCCATGCAGCCCCACTCCTAACAAAACCGCTCTTATCATCTAAAAGTTCTATTAGAGAATCCACTGCCCTTTCATCCTTTAAGTTGCCAATGGCCCAAGCAGCAGCACCTCTAACCTTCCAATCATCATCCTTTAATGCCTTGAGTAATGGTTTAAACGCCTTTTCACCCATCTTGGAAAGGGCTGTTGAAGCTTCCCGTCTAACCCATTTATTATCATCGCTCAAAGCTTTTATTAGGGGTTCTATGGCTCTTGGATCTTTTATGTTACCAAGGACCCTGGCAGCGCCTCTTCTCACAAGCTTATTTGGATGTGAAAGCGCATCTATAAGAGGATCCACCGCCGGTTCGCCAATTTCTTCCAACAATTCCATAACTTGGATTCTCACAAGTTCGTCTTCATCTTCTAACTTTTTTATAATCCTTTCAATATTCTCTCTCTTCTCCATTAAACTCACCACATCTTTAGAGGGTTTCGAGGGTTTCTATAATATCATAGGCTGTCCTCCGAGCTTTATCTGATGTCTCGCTGAGGATTGTCATAGCATCATTAAATATCTTATAAATGTTGGCTTCCCTCTTCAGTATGCAAGAGGTTACCCCTACTAGTAGGAGGGAAATACCCTTTCCCATTTTGTCTTTGCCTTTGAAAATATTATAAGCCTCCTTGAAATGTTCCAAGGCTTGTTCGTATTCTCCCTTTCTAAAGAGGATTTCGCCTAGGATAAGATGTAGGATCCCTCCACTTTCCCAGTCACCGATTAATTTCGATGATTTCAATGCATTTTCTAGATATTTAATACTAAGATCCCTATAAGAATTATATTTATCAACCAACCCTATAATCTCTAGGATTAAATGATCAATTTTTTTAATAATGGTCTCCTTTGAAACTTTGGCTGGTCTCTCTCCTCCTTGAACAGGTACTTCTTGGATTCTTTTGACCGTTTCTTTTTTGTCTTTGGTTTCAGATGATTCCTGGATAGCCTCCTTTATCATTTTAACTTCTTTCATTTTCTCCATGAAATCCCTTTCAAATGAAGATTTAACCTTCTTATAACATTTAAGTGCACTTTCATATTCTTCGAATGCGGCTTCAGTA includes:
- a CDS encoding glutamate synthase-related protein; its protein translation is MPFKVERKAEICKRNFNRPGCCWYLCDNRDEEQCKSCFSCYNNCPHEVYEIINGEPHPIRHENCVGCRICEEMCPSNAIEVNAVAEDRRNVWSLTDLTEIKRKSEEGTYKVRGCGALRRIPTFDDLVIVPAQVSRPPIDKYREPCNTKVILGDRYAENPLELDTPIMIAAMSFGAISKEAKIALAMGATLAGTATNTGEGGMLPEERKYASKLIVQYASGRFGVSAAYLNNSEAIEIKIGQGAKAGMGGHLLGEKVTGEVSRIRMIPEGTDALSPARHMDIVGPEDLSMKISQLREITDWKVPIMVKFTSGRVRDDVKIAAKAGADIVVVDGMQGGTGAGPDVVTEHAGIPTIAAIVEADEALKEVNLREEVSLVAAGGIRSGADVAKAIALGADAVYIGTAALVAIGCRVCQMCYAGTCRKGIATQDPLFRKRLDYVEGGKRVARYIEAMTEELCMLTQQAGNTDVRKLEKDDLRALNLETSALTGVKIAGMEVPVHSL
- a CDS encoding MFS transporter, giving the protein MEKSLKLYVLLAATLSSFLTPFMGSSINVALPVIGREFQIDAILQTWIPTAYLLAAAMFAVPFGRMSEIKGMKKIFIYGNIIFFISSLLSALAPNAILLIIFRLLQGVGSAMMFVTGLAILTRVYPPMERGKVIGINTAAVYVGLSLGPVLGGALTHYVGWRSLFLVTIPITLIVVFIMSRIREEWADAKGETFDLGGSISYSTFLFLLIYGFSILPDKTAYILLIGSILMASLFLWIELNNPSPVFNLKLFRNFTFTFSSLAALINYSATFGVSLLLSYYLQYIKGLTPNIAGLILVTQPVLMALVAPVAGRASDKFNPQKLAALGMAIISVALFSLTFINALTPLWMIFISLAILGIGFGLFSSPNTNAIMSSVERKYFGIASATVSTMRLIGQSFSIGIVTLIFALILGRVKIEPSNFNLLLRSTHIAFSVFAILCFIGIFAALARRRSATNET
- a CDS encoding glutamine amidotransferase family protein, producing MCGIAGIVYKDGKPHQAGKDMTKMLYALQHRGPDSAGFSIYGGLKLADDEYLLNIEIKEKKDLLKKVKETIETTTKIKSEEKIQSVENYIIYRCTISLDSFSQLKPLIIEIDKIEDVTVLNGSHSFEMIKDVGSVLEIANRYDTWSKKGTHAIGHTRFSTESIVDRYHAHPFQSYIIPDITVVHNGQITNYWKIRDPLERKGHIFETTNDTECIVHYIADKLAEGQTLEEALEQSVKDMDGPFSYIVGTPNGIGIAKDQLGLRPGVMAEDDEIFAIASEEMALGEVVDTRHIEQIAPGEVRVYEI
- a CDS encoding tetratricopeptide repeat protein; protein product: MIILAVFGLLDSFKRGRRKKLEDYKRELDECHEYEAKVLIEMGIVYLEKGEIEKAREKFAEALENYKKAGDVEGEGYAHELIGDCYFSGRNTEAAFEEYESALKCYKKVKSSFERDFMEKMKEVKMIKEAIQESSETKDKKETVKRIQEVPVQGGERPAKVSKETIIKKIDHLILEIIGLVDKYNSYRDLSIKYLENALKSSKLIGDWESGGILHLILGEILFRKGEYEQALEHFKEAYNIFKGKDKMGKGISLLLVGVTSCILKREANIYKIFNDAMTILSETSDKARRTAYDIIETLETL
- a CDS encoding GXGXG domain-containing protein is translated as MKVKEARIDAEGKTPREVNSKLKKLAKEHDRIIIENPNAMHYLAAGLTGDVEVIIDGSAGYFAGTMIHGPKIEIKGNAGWFPADNMTRGKITIHGSAGDGVGQGIYGGTVIVKEDAGSRTGEIMKNGTIIIGGDSGFMTGLYMMGGQIIVLGDLGKDAGESIIRGKIYFRGEAESLGKNAKIKKITEKEKVELEKILGDSGFKLENTEYDKFKKIVPRSRRPFYGKEVEEG
- a CDS encoding HEAT repeat domain-containing protein, whose product is MEKRENIERIIKKLEDEDELVRIQVMELLEEIGEPAVDPLIDALSHPNKLVRRGAARVLGNIKDPRAIEPLIKALSDDNKWVRREASTALSKMGEKAFKPLLKALKDDDWKVRGAAAWAIGNLKDERAVDSLIELLDDKSGFVRSGAAWALQNIGGEKVEAAMKRLKSKGSGFARRIASNYLEKK
- a CDS encoding malate dehydrogenase — protein: MKVSIIGSTGRVGRSTALCLAEEETVSVLQMISREESFERSKGELLDISDALAAKGVSVELETSSNIEDVNGSKIIIITAGIPRKPNMERDDLAHVNGRIVARYASEIGKFAPDSMILVVTNPVDVMTYVALKYSGFDRSKVFGLGNHLDSLRLKNYMAKHFNVHVSEVHTRVIGQHGPYMVPLISSTSIGGIPLEYYSKRDYFSDYKPFDLNGTIKKVIDAGSNIISRKGATEYGPAFAISNIVKTVLNDEKRILTVSTLIDGEIADIKDVCLGAPVKLGKDGIEGIVPFLMDDSEREAFIEAAEFVKSSTSGVMRLLENEGLKAP
- a CDS encoding Coenzyme F420 hydrogenase/dehydrogenase, beta subunit C-terminal domain translates to MDKIGMVGTPCQITAATLMKDYESFIKEFPVTLKIGLFCMENFSYRYLKKLLKEKGISLKEIIQCRIEGGSAKFHLNSGDIISVPLKELKMAMRKSCQICMDYTAEQADISIGSVGSPRGWSTIIIRTEKGLELIKAAEKNKYIKTRPIDDQGFELLQSLAKRKKEKNLKEIKGREKVARPVMYWRVMPETEYLEEVTDYQFKDLKGDVIDIGACVLCGACLLSCPEEIIKIEDRKPEIRGECPPACNACYIACPRTYVPDNIISHETAKEPLGNYIKVLSAKAPMFKGQDGGVVTALLSYALTEGIIDKVLVVDKDAQNPWKPTPKLTEHIEDVVKAAGTKYSACPIFKAMGGS
- the pdxT gene encoding pyridoxal 5'-phosphate synthase glutaminase subunit PdxT, which gives rise to MIKIGILNLQGDVSEHLEMTKKAIKKLKIEAEAIKVKKKDEIRSCDALIISGGESTVIGKLMEKENIIETIKKEKIPIMGTCAGMILLAKETDHKQPLLNIIDMKVQRNAFGRQKESFEEKIKILGKEFNGIFIRAPAVTKTGPGVKILSKLNDKIIAVQQGKNIALAFHPELGNDTLLHEHFIKEVL